The following coding sequences are from one Biomphalaria glabrata chromosome 8, xgBioGlab47.1, whole genome shotgun sequence window:
- the LOC106054644 gene encoding uncharacterized protein LOC106054644 isoform X1 — MATVFSNVQADISDELISKFPPEFDFDALLRKICDYAGVSIDPTVTMDKTDCGEDPLLLLNKPLKYRVKGLWLGMEKTYRHLVMALNFYGTGLAQAFEDQENINLDVSPDEQEILNDDNGAVYNPQMKTIPQDTSEDSKRQRRPRKSPRQSRKFIEEITDVNFGENGLDEHLLKPKSEVVVSNNEERTCEAHLEESVGEEYNSLEENLQQVHTDCKEEVKEQQIRKRGRPRKNSSPFHLTTKKLVKTKSSQQKPKIISVSTVSESENHPSRRRGRPKVYNDEEQSEFPCSDCSFVAKKRAKLRSHKLRMHLASPTKCDLCTKVFPNKRYMLRHRASHVAPQHCCDVCGKMYKIRKAMLEHRKTHDMEFKKTKMKCETCSKSFCNRYILECHIRDIHMGQKKSYLCATCGKSFTTKHSLAEHNNAHTGVKPHVCEHCGKSFSYESALRDHRFTHTDSKHFWCTHCQKGFSQRSGLKMHMRIHRQHKSFVCPECGRGFTQKQALQRHERVHKGEKPFVCKHCGRFFTDASIIRRHLILVHKINKDSNHWREDIVCTVKPQNDYQVKKVGEEGLSDVDKEKEDILKVVAAQPRSNTKGPSRAFSRTYPRRVALLDDEGNVIAPPELPPRPAVQRSKSTESNESNGHSKALAAAVNNATLILTNENSSDLDSSSQVMNQRYVEGAQWDALSGQIGRTSTTHLENMILDDTAQHEIQRGIEHVQGLHKLIKYESLQPSGIQMTNHNILTQPSPPSPSSSPISFTSQPLAHSRVMETSFETLPQAAHTGSQYYEGRTSSTQWSSMFYYSQLASQFGMSINAEYPYVSGSSGGGSTTAHLTQYSAHSPSGHQTSPTTLILQSQPHLPQIESPKQDELRNSSSQIIMNSGLHQNNELVRHVNSMKLVTGETILHPTDLILQHELQNSPSHGLGSVEAHHVTTLEHMGVSLADTQSILVQHVSDSRQQSPDIPPRNTTLIHLKHK; from the exons ATGGCAACTGTTTTTTCGAATGTTCAGGCGGATATTTCTGATGAATTAATCAGCAAATTTCCCCCAGAATTCGACTTTGATGCTTTGTTGAGGAAGATTTGTGATTATGCTGGCGTCTCGATTGACCCTACAGTTACAATGGATAAGACCGACTGTGGGGAAGATCCATTGTTACTTCTAAATAAACCATTAAAATATAGAGTAAAG GGACTGTGGCTTGGTATGGAGAAGACATACAGACACTTGGTTATGGCCCTTAATTTTTATGGCACAGGGTTAGCACAAGCTTTTGAGgatcaagaaaacataaatctTGATGTGTCACCAGATGAGCAAGAAATCCTAAATGATGATAATGGAGCAGTTTATAACCCTCAAATGAAAACTATCCCACAAGATACCTCTGAAGACAGCAAAAGACAGCGAAGACCTCGTAAATCACCAAGGCAGAGTAGAAAGTTCATTGAAGAAATCACAGATGTGAATTTTGGAGAAAATGGTTTAGATGAGCATTTGCTAAAACCCAAATCTGAAGTGGTAGttagtaataatgaagaaagAACATGTGAAGCTCATTTAGAAGAGAGTGTGGGGGAGGAATACAATTCTCTAGAAGAAAATCTTCAACAAGTTCACACAGATTGCAAAGAGGAAGTTAAAGAACAACAGATACGTAAAAGAGGTCGACCCAGAAAGAATTCATCACCTTTTCATTTAACAACTAAAAAGttggtgaaaacaaaaagttcacAACAGAAGCCAAAGATTATCTCAGTTTCTACAGTCAGCGAAAGTGAAAACCACCCTTCTCGTCGGAGAGGTAGGCCAAAAGTTTACAATGATGAAGAACAGTCTGAATTCCCTTGCTCAGATTGCTCATTTGTTGCAAAAAAAAGGGCCAAACTCAGGAGCCATAAGTTACGCATGCATTTGGCATCTCCTACCAAATGTGACCTTTGCACCAAAGTTTTCCCTAATAAACGCTACATGCTGCGGCATCGTGCATCTCACGTGGCACCTCAGCATTGCTGTGATGTGTGTGGTAAAATGTACAAAATCAGAAAAGCCATGCTGGAGCACAGGAAGACCCATGACATGGAGTTTAAGAAGACCAAGATGAAATGTGAAACATGTTCCAAGTCTTTCTGCAACCGCTACATTCTGGAGTGCCACATCAGGGACATACACATGGGCCAAAAGAAGAGCTACCTGTGCGCCACTTGCGGTAAAAGTTTCACTACCAAACATTCCCTGGCAGAGCACAATAATGCTCACACAGGTGTTAAGCCTCATGTTTGTGAGCACTGCGGAAAGTCTTTCTCGTACGAGTCTGCACTTAGAGACCACCGTTTCACGCACACAGATTCAAAACATTTCTGGTGCACCCACTGCCAGAAAGGGTTTAGCCAAAGGTCGGGGCTTAAGATGCATATGCGGATTCACAGACAGCACAAATCATTTGTGTGTCCTGAGTGTGGAAGGGGTTTCACACAAAAGCAGGCTCTTCAGAGGCATGAACGGGTTCACAAGGGAGAGAAGCCATTTGTTTGTAAGCACTGCGGCAGATTTTTCACAGATGCTTCTATCATAAGAAGACACTTGATACTTGttcacaaaataaataaagattccAATCATTGGAGAGAAGATATTGTATGCACAGTAAAACCTCAGAATGATTACCAGGTTAAGAAAGTAGGTGAGGAGGGTCTCTCTGATgtagacaaagaaaaagaagatatttTGAAGGTAGTTGCTGCTCAACCACGCTCTAACACAAAAGGTCCTAGCAGGGCATTTTCCAGAACTTACCCAAGAAGAGTTGCCCTTTTGGATGATGAAGGCAATGTTATAGCTCCTCCTGAGTTACCTCCAAGGCCAGCTGTCCAGCGCTCAAAGAGTACAGAGTCAAATGAATCAAATGGGCATTCGAAGGCTCTGGCAGCGGCTGTTAACAATGCAACCTTAATTTTAACCAATGAAAACAGTTCAGATTTAGATTCTAGTTCACAGGTCATGAATCAGAGGTATGTAGAGGGAGCTCAGTGGGATGCTCTGTCAGGTCAGATTGGCAGAACGTCAACAACTCACCTTGAAAATATGATATTAGATGATACAGCCCAACATGAAATTCAGAGGGGTATTGAGCATGTGCAGGGATTACATAAACTTATCAAATATGAAAGCCTACAGCCGAGTGGAATTCAGATGACTAATCACAATATATTAACCCAACCCTCTCCCCCAAGTCCTAGTTCTAGTCCTATTTCTTTCACATCCCAGCCACTGGCTCACTCAAGAGTCATGGAGACATCCTTTGAAACTCTACCTCAAGCAGCACACACAGGAAGTCAGTATTATGAAGGTCGTACAAGCAGTACTCAGTGGTCATCAATGTTCTATTACTCTCAGTTAGCTAGTCAGTTTGGTATGAGCATCAATGCTGAGTATCCCTATGTGAGTGGAAGCTCAGGAGGGGGCAGTACCACGGCTCATCTGACTCAGTATTCTGCCCACTCACCGTCTGGTCACCAGACAAGTCCAACAACTCTCATTCTTCAATCTCAACCCCACCTCCCTCAAATTGAGAGTCCGAAGCAGGATGAGCTTCGTAACAGTTCTAGTCAAATAATAATGAACTCTGGCCTCCACCAAAATAATGAGTTAGTACGACATGTCAACAGCATGAAGCTGGTCACTGGGGAAACGATACTGCACCCTACAGACTTGATTCTTCAGCATGAGTTACAGAACAGTCCCAGTCATGGCTTGGGCAGTGTTGAAGCTCACCATGTGACAACTTTGGAGCATATGGGTGTAAGCCTTGCTGACACCCAGTCTATTTTAGTGCAGCATGTGAGTGACAGTCGACAGCAGTCACCAGACATTCCACCCAGAAACACCACTCTCATacatttaaaacacaaataG
- the LOC106054644 gene encoding uncharacterized protein LOC106054644 isoform X2 produces the protein MEKTYRHLVMALNFYGTGLAQAFEDQENINLDVSPDEQEILNDDNGAVYNPQMKTIPQDTSEDSKRQRRPRKSPRQSRKFIEEITDVNFGENGLDEHLLKPKSEVVVSNNEERTCEAHLEESVGEEYNSLEENLQQVHTDCKEEVKEQQIRKRGRPRKNSSPFHLTTKKLVKTKSSQQKPKIISVSTVSESENHPSRRRGRPKVYNDEEQSEFPCSDCSFVAKKRAKLRSHKLRMHLASPTKCDLCTKVFPNKRYMLRHRASHVAPQHCCDVCGKMYKIRKAMLEHRKTHDMEFKKTKMKCETCSKSFCNRYILECHIRDIHMGQKKSYLCATCGKSFTTKHSLAEHNNAHTGVKPHVCEHCGKSFSYESALRDHRFTHTDSKHFWCTHCQKGFSQRSGLKMHMRIHRQHKSFVCPECGRGFTQKQALQRHERVHKGEKPFVCKHCGRFFTDASIIRRHLILVHKINKDSNHWREDIVCTVKPQNDYQVKKVGEEGLSDVDKEKEDILKVVAAQPRSNTKGPSRAFSRTYPRRVALLDDEGNVIAPPELPPRPAVQRSKSTESNESNGHSKALAAAVNNATLILTNENSSDLDSSSQVMNQRYVEGAQWDALSGQIGRTSTTHLENMILDDTAQHEIQRGIEHVQGLHKLIKYESLQPSGIQMTNHNILTQPSPPSPSSSPISFTSQPLAHSRVMETSFETLPQAAHTGSQYYEGRTSSTQWSSMFYYSQLASQFGMSINAEYPYVSGSSGGGSTTAHLTQYSAHSPSGHQTSPTTLILQSQPHLPQIESPKQDELRNSSSQIIMNSGLHQNNELVRHVNSMKLVTGETILHPTDLILQHELQNSPSHGLGSVEAHHVTTLEHMGVSLADTQSILVQHVSDSRQQSPDIPPRNTTLIHLKHK, from the coding sequence ATGGAGAAGACATACAGACACTTGGTTATGGCCCTTAATTTTTATGGCACAGGGTTAGCACAAGCTTTTGAGgatcaagaaaacataaatctTGATGTGTCACCAGATGAGCAAGAAATCCTAAATGATGATAATGGAGCAGTTTATAACCCTCAAATGAAAACTATCCCACAAGATACCTCTGAAGACAGCAAAAGACAGCGAAGACCTCGTAAATCACCAAGGCAGAGTAGAAAGTTCATTGAAGAAATCACAGATGTGAATTTTGGAGAAAATGGTTTAGATGAGCATTTGCTAAAACCCAAATCTGAAGTGGTAGttagtaataatgaagaaagAACATGTGAAGCTCATTTAGAAGAGAGTGTGGGGGAGGAATACAATTCTCTAGAAGAAAATCTTCAACAAGTTCACACAGATTGCAAAGAGGAAGTTAAAGAACAACAGATACGTAAAAGAGGTCGACCCAGAAAGAATTCATCACCTTTTCATTTAACAACTAAAAAGttggtgaaaacaaaaagttcacAACAGAAGCCAAAGATTATCTCAGTTTCTACAGTCAGCGAAAGTGAAAACCACCCTTCTCGTCGGAGAGGTAGGCCAAAAGTTTACAATGATGAAGAACAGTCTGAATTCCCTTGCTCAGATTGCTCATTTGTTGCAAAAAAAAGGGCCAAACTCAGGAGCCATAAGTTACGCATGCATTTGGCATCTCCTACCAAATGTGACCTTTGCACCAAAGTTTTCCCTAATAAACGCTACATGCTGCGGCATCGTGCATCTCACGTGGCACCTCAGCATTGCTGTGATGTGTGTGGTAAAATGTACAAAATCAGAAAAGCCATGCTGGAGCACAGGAAGACCCATGACATGGAGTTTAAGAAGACCAAGATGAAATGTGAAACATGTTCCAAGTCTTTCTGCAACCGCTACATTCTGGAGTGCCACATCAGGGACATACACATGGGCCAAAAGAAGAGCTACCTGTGCGCCACTTGCGGTAAAAGTTTCACTACCAAACATTCCCTGGCAGAGCACAATAATGCTCACACAGGTGTTAAGCCTCATGTTTGTGAGCACTGCGGAAAGTCTTTCTCGTACGAGTCTGCACTTAGAGACCACCGTTTCACGCACACAGATTCAAAACATTTCTGGTGCACCCACTGCCAGAAAGGGTTTAGCCAAAGGTCGGGGCTTAAGATGCATATGCGGATTCACAGACAGCACAAATCATTTGTGTGTCCTGAGTGTGGAAGGGGTTTCACACAAAAGCAGGCTCTTCAGAGGCATGAACGGGTTCACAAGGGAGAGAAGCCATTTGTTTGTAAGCACTGCGGCAGATTTTTCACAGATGCTTCTATCATAAGAAGACACTTGATACTTGttcacaaaataaataaagattccAATCATTGGAGAGAAGATATTGTATGCACAGTAAAACCTCAGAATGATTACCAGGTTAAGAAAGTAGGTGAGGAGGGTCTCTCTGATgtagacaaagaaaaagaagatatttTGAAGGTAGTTGCTGCTCAACCACGCTCTAACACAAAAGGTCCTAGCAGGGCATTTTCCAGAACTTACCCAAGAAGAGTTGCCCTTTTGGATGATGAAGGCAATGTTATAGCTCCTCCTGAGTTACCTCCAAGGCCAGCTGTCCAGCGCTCAAAGAGTACAGAGTCAAATGAATCAAATGGGCATTCGAAGGCTCTGGCAGCGGCTGTTAACAATGCAACCTTAATTTTAACCAATGAAAACAGTTCAGATTTAGATTCTAGTTCACAGGTCATGAATCAGAGGTATGTAGAGGGAGCTCAGTGGGATGCTCTGTCAGGTCAGATTGGCAGAACGTCAACAACTCACCTTGAAAATATGATATTAGATGATACAGCCCAACATGAAATTCAGAGGGGTATTGAGCATGTGCAGGGATTACATAAACTTATCAAATATGAAAGCCTACAGCCGAGTGGAATTCAGATGACTAATCACAATATATTAACCCAACCCTCTCCCCCAAGTCCTAGTTCTAGTCCTATTTCTTTCACATCCCAGCCACTGGCTCACTCAAGAGTCATGGAGACATCCTTTGAAACTCTACCTCAAGCAGCACACACAGGAAGTCAGTATTATGAAGGTCGTACAAGCAGTACTCAGTGGTCATCAATGTTCTATTACTCTCAGTTAGCTAGTCAGTTTGGTATGAGCATCAATGCTGAGTATCCCTATGTGAGTGGAAGCTCAGGAGGGGGCAGTACCACGGCTCATCTGACTCAGTATTCTGCCCACTCACCGTCTGGTCACCAGACAAGTCCAACAACTCTCATTCTTCAATCTCAACCCCACCTCCCTCAAATTGAGAGTCCGAAGCAGGATGAGCTTCGTAACAGTTCTAGTCAAATAATAATGAACTCTGGCCTCCACCAAAATAATGAGTTAGTACGACATGTCAACAGCATGAAGCTGGTCACTGGGGAAACGATACTGCACCCTACAGACTTGATTCTTCAGCATGAGTTACAGAACAGTCCCAGTCATGGCTTGGGCAGTGTTGAAGCTCACCATGTGACAACTTTGGAGCATATGGGTGTAAGCCTTGCTGACACCCAGTCTATTTTAGTGCAGCATGTGAGTGACAGTCGACAGCAGTCACCAGACATTCCACCCAGAAACACCACTCTCATacatttaaaacacaaataG